From a region of the Novipirellula aureliae genome:
- a CDS encoding DUF1559 domain-containing protein, which yields MKRSKIGFTLVELLVVITIIGILMGLLLPAVNAARETARRNQCNANIKNLALAAIQYENAKGHLPGWVQEFGKFEEGADPSDPTNYAGTVPTHYKIGTWAVALLPWLDGQPTYEHWTEDRYPIMSDGSGEYEKTTGDSGEGFHSLAAPNMAIMQCPSNPVARGNDGLNSYVSNNGTVDFSNGANAVTFANCQERANGAFKNAYDDGSGVHCGAPVRLDDFKDGPGFTILFSENVQCLPWHRAGFIDAADLEPGGYTPKPAYSSLRYSQFTQGMVWHYEDPTPDMFDSDLTQWSNGKPSPVAPIHRINGVNAGSPDVFTAMMTDDDYASDYARPSSAHVDGVNASMADGGTRFIAESIDYRVYQALLTLRGKSSDVPWPEFVVSDDDF from the coding sequence ATGAAACGTTCAAAAATTGGATTTACGTTGGTGGAATTGCTGGTCGTAATCACGATCATCGGCATTTTGATGGGACTTTTACTGCCAGCCGTCAATGCGGCTCGCGAAACCGCTCGTCGTAACCAATGCAATGCCAACATCAAGAACTTGGCCTTAGCGGCAATCCAATACGAAAACGCAAAAGGCCATCTCCCCGGCTGGGTACAAGAGTTCGGTAAATTCGAAGAGGGGGCAGATCCCTCCGACCCAACGAACTATGCTGGCACGGTTCCAACCCACTACAAAATTGGCACTTGGGCCGTTGCCTTATTACCATGGCTTGACGGACAACCGACCTACGAGCATTGGACCGAAGACCGTTATCCGATCATGTCGGATGGCAGCGGCGAATACGAAAAGACGACGGGTGATTCAGGCGAAGGCTTTCATTCGCTCGCAGCCCCCAACATGGCAATTATGCAGTGCCCGAGCAACCCGGTCGCCCGCGGCAACGATGGACTCAATAGCTATGTGTCGAATAACGGGACGGTCGATTTCTCAAATGGTGCGAATGCCGTCACCTTTGCGAATTGCCAGGAGCGAGCAAATGGGGCATTTAAGAATGCGTACGATGATGGCAGTGGCGTTCATTGTGGGGCTCCTGTGCGACTCGATGATTTCAAAGACGGCCCAGGCTTTACCATCCTGTTTTCCGAAAACGTCCAATGTCTTCCATGGCATCGTGCCGGTTTCATTGATGCCGCTGACCTCGAACCAGGCGGTTACACTCCGAAACCAGCTTATAGCAGTTTGAGATACTCTCAATTTACTCAGGGGATGGTATGGCATTATGAAGATCCTACGCCTGATATGTTCGATTCGGACCTTACGCAGTGGAGTAATGGCAAGCCTTCGCCGGTCGCGCCCATTCATCGAATCAATGGCGTCAACGCAGGTAGTCCCGATGTTTTTACGGCGATGATGACAGATGATGACTACGCAAGCGATTATGCTCGGCCTTCGTCTGCACATGTCGACGGAGTCAACGCATCGATGGCAGATGGAGGAACACGTTTCATCGCTGAGAGTATTGATTACCGAGTCTACCAAGCTTTGTTGACCCTTCGCGGCAAAAGCAGTGATGTGCCTTGGCCCGAATTTGTTGTCTCCGACGATGACTTTTAG
- a CDS encoding GxxExxY protein — MDQFRRDRGGLAVGCGVVDPLIVQVLSRLTERLNAVTQVVVELKAKSAIHPIDKAQTLSQLRLTGLQVGLLINFHEVKLIDGLKSLSGGADKIAGLIPMVFDNACNASKPSSLTSRPPKTPCLRASVRAPPSGNESLTEARSHRDSQETTQADTASFCSQN; from the coding sequence GTGGACCAGTTCCGCCGCGACAGGGGCGGCCTCGCGGTCGGGTGCGGCGTTGTCGATCCACTGATCGTCCAGGTCCTTTCACGCTTGACTGAACGCCTTAATGCGGTCACGCAAGTTGTCGTTGAGCTTAAAGCAAAGTCTGCTATCCATCCGATCGACAAAGCGCAAACGCTCTCCCAATTGAGATTGACGGGGTTGCAAGTTGGGCTGCTGATCAATTTCCATGAAGTGAAGTTGATCGACGGGCTCAAATCGCTCTCCGGCGGTGCCGACAAGATCGCGGGCCTGATCCCCATGGTCTTCGATAACGCCTGCAACGCCTCGAAGCCGTCGTCGCTAACGTCACGACCGCCTAAAACTCCGTGCCTTCGTGCCTCTGTGAGAGCCCCGCCGTCCGGCAATGAATCGCTCACAGAGGCACGGAGTCACAGAGATAGTCAAGAGACCACTCAAGCAGATACGGCATCGTTTTGCTCTCAGAACTAG
- a CDS encoding glucose-6-phosphate isomerase yields the protein MSLLRFDPSGALTGDYGVPEHQFAEAAIAFEKIRSEMANANRFPCDNMPLAPKHARCIQTPFFRLPETELADYVARREESLLGRIFKVANSIDAKIDAVVILGNRATIRNIKAITNASCEPYHNELSRAERGSRPRLYFAGDNFDNDALSALIRRQSIGGYVDTLPERRFAVIAIDRDEGNGQVGEALRHCIKTFERAETTVSPQHEPEFPLSEALIPILGDRTKLRSLANHIGCSEIYEIADGVDDWFSALSSVTLMPTALLGLDCMRLLEGAARMNEHFLAAPFSENVVLQYTAINHLVGRGRTGSLRAMNVWVNALQSTAEWYQGLLTKHLPMVTPLSWAFQRETPKRNDLIVNHVAVDSWRTDALPRNEPDCQQDERYTLADRTKQAIAEAQLQAAATGQPTTLLTLPLIDSDTIGQLLQMLMISAAIEMHLLHLDGEADFASVAGKLSDADT from the coding sequence ATGAGTCTATTGCGTTTTGATCCTAGCGGTGCCCTTACGGGCGATTATGGTGTGCCGGAGCACCAATTCGCGGAGGCAGCGATAGCGTTTGAGAAAATCCGCTCCGAAATGGCAAACGCCAACCGATTTCCATGCGACAACATGCCGCTAGCGCCTAAACACGCTCGCTGCATCCAAACGCCTTTTTTTCGGTTACCCGAAACCGAATTAGCCGATTACGTCGCTCGCCGTGAAGAATCGCTACTCGGACGTATCTTCAAAGTCGCCAACTCGATCGATGCGAAAATCGATGCGGTCGTTATTTTGGGCAACCGAGCGACGATTCGTAACATCAAAGCGATCACGAATGCTTCCTGCGAACCCTATCACAACGAGTTGTCGAGGGCCGAGCGAGGCAGCCGACCTCGCTTATACTTCGCGGGCGACAACTTTGATAATGATGCATTGTCAGCATTGATAAGACGCCAATCGATTGGCGGCTATGTTGACACCTTGCCCGAACGTCGCTTTGCAGTCATCGCAATCGATCGCGATGAGGGCAACGGGCAAGTCGGCGAGGCACTGCGTCACTGCATTAAAACATTCGAACGAGCAGAGACAACCGTCTCACCCCAGCACGAACCTGAATTTCCGTTGTCCGAAGCACTCATCCCGATCCTAGGCGATCGGACAAAACTCCGATCGCTTGCCAATCATATCGGCTGCAGTGAAATCTACGAGATTGCCGACGGAGTCGATGATTGGTTTTCAGCCTTGTCCTCGGTAACGCTTATGCCAACCGCCCTGCTCGGACTCGACTGCATGAGACTACTCGAAGGAGCCGCTCGAATGAACGAGCATTTTTTGGCGGCTCCTTTCTCCGAGAATGTTGTGCTTCAATACACAGCGATCAACCATTTGGTCGGTCGCGGGCGAACCGGTAGCCTGCGGGCGATGAATGTCTGGGTCAACGCGCTGCAATCCACAGCTGAGTGGTATCAAGGACTGCTCACCAAGCATTTGCCAATGGTGACGCCGCTGAGCTGGGCGTTTCAGCGTGAGACGCCGAAACGAAACGATTTGATCGTCAACCACGTCGCCGTGGATTCATGGCGAACCGATGCGTTGCCAAGGAATGAGCCCGATTGCCAGCAAGATGAACGCTACACGCTAGCTGATCGAACCAAGCAGGCGATCGCAGAGGCACAACTGCAAGCTGCAGCCACAGGCCAGCCAACCACATTGTTGACGCTCCCGTTAATCGATAGCGACACGATAGGTCAATTGCTACAGATGTTGATGATATCCGCAGCAATCGAAATGCATTTGCTACATCTCGACGGCGAAGCAGACTTCGCATCGGTTGCGGGCAAGTTGTCGGACGCGGACACTTGA
- a CDS encoding ROK family protein, which produces MAADEKSVWIGFDLGGTKMLAIAYDQDWKILGRRRRKTKSRSGSDSGCERIATTIEQLLEEAQLKKEKIAGIGIGCPGPIDLAKGRILMTPNLGWDDVEIGNFLKKRFDCGVVVVNDVDAGIYGEYQFGAAKGARCAVGIFPGTGVGGGCVYDGQILQGAKFSCMEIGHMRISGDTRVTGSAITGTLEAEASRLTIAAEAAKAALRGEAPHLYDAVGTDISEIRSGALSDSIKNGDKVVRQLVEEAARSIGVSVANLVHLLAPDRFVLGGGMVEAMEDLIVKTVRETARANVMSVYKDVFEVVAAKLGDDAGAMGAAAWAHRKLTEG; this is translated from the coding sequence ATGGCAGCGGATGAAAAATCGGTGTGGATTGGCTTTGATCTTGGCGGTACCAAAATGCTTGCGATAGCCTACGACCAAGACTGGAAGATTCTTGGTCGGAGACGCCGGAAAACGAAGAGCCGCAGTGGTTCGGATAGTGGCTGCGAGCGCATCGCCACGACGATCGAACAATTGCTCGAAGAAGCGCAATTGAAGAAGGAGAAGATCGCGGGGATCGGCATCGGTTGCCCGGGACCGATTGACCTCGCAAAGGGCAGGATCTTGATGACTCCTAACCTTGGTTGGGACGACGTTGAAATCGGCAACTTTCTGAAAAAGCGATTCGATTGCGGCGTCGTCGTCGTGAACGACGTTGATGCTGGGATTTATGGTGAGTACCAATTCGGTGCTGCCAAAGGTGCCCGTTGTGCGGTCGGCATTTTCCCGGGGACAGGCGTCGGCGGGGGCTGTGTTTACGACGGTCAAATCCTGCAAGGTGCAAAGTTCAGTTGTATGGAAATCGGTCATATGCGAATTTCGGGCGACACCAGAGTGACGGGTTCAGCAATCACCGGAACCCTTGAAGCGGAGGCAAGTCGATTGACGATCGCAGCGGAAGCGGCCAAGGCGGCATTGCGTGGTGAAGCACCTCATTTATACGACGCCGTAGGAACCGACATTAGCGAGATTCGCAGTGGAGCATTGTCTGATTCGATCAAGAATGGCGACAAGGTTGTCCGTCAATTAGTGGAAGAGGCCGCGCGAAGCATTGGGGTCTCCGTTGCAAACCTCGTCCATTTGTTGGCACCCGATCGGTTTGTCCTTGGCGGCGGCATGGTCGAAGCGATGGAAGATTTGATCGTCAAAACCGTCCGCGAAACCGCTCGAGCAAACGTGATGTCGGTCTACAAAGACGTCTTCGAAGTCGTCGCTGCGAAACTGGGAGACGATGCTGGCGCCATGGGGGCTGCCGCATGGGCTCACCGAAAACTAACCGAGGGTTGA
- a CDS encoding SDR family NAD(P)-dependent oxidoreductase: MVIYRLTVSRPVGLETRCLTPNLFYSNFTHSLFGNRSTLSTAKTNPVVLVTGGSAGLGRVIATTFASAGYRVAIVGRNQERLESARSAIGTTEQTLCCAADLTIEADAVRTIRQVGDHFGRLDVLVNCVGTSDRGAIENLTSERMIDLVEQNVCTTLHCSKAALPLLEESSGVIINIGSLAAKVGTRYLGGYCIAKHALAGMTQQMRLEWLSRGVHVGLINPGPIRRDDEGSRYQSKLDGNIPVEASRPGGGTKVKGLAADEVAAIVLDCVRRRRPDVILPRYLRLLITLGNLSPRLGDWLLLKFSSSK, encoded by the coding sequence ATGGTAATTTATCGTTTGACCGTTTCCCGCCCAGTAGGCTTGGAGACAAGATGCTTAACGCCTAACCTGTTTTATTCAAACTTCACACATTCTTTATTTGGGAATCGATCGACCTTGTCAACTGCAAAGACGAATCCTGTAGTTCTAGTTACTGGAGGCTCCGCGGGGCTAGGGCGGGTGATTGCCACAACGTTTGCCTCCGCCGGGTATCGCGTCGCCATTGTGGGCCGGAACCAAGAACGTTTAGAATCCGCGAGAAGTGCGATCGGAACGACCGAACAAACGCTTTGTTGTGCCGCCGACCTTACAATCGAAGCGGACGCCGTTCGAACCATTCGTCAGGTCGGTGATCACTTTGGACGACTCGATGTGTTGGTTAATTGCGTCGGGACGAGCGACCGAGGAGCGATCGAGAATCTGACGAGCGAGCGAATGATCGATTTGGTTGAGCAGAACGTTTGTACGACCCTTCATTGCTCCAAAGCCGCATTGCCGCTGCTGGAAGAATCGAGTGGCGTCATCATCAACATCGGCTCCCTGGCGGCCAAAGTGGGCACTCGCTACCTCGGCGGTTACTGTATTGCCAAACATGCACTGGCAGGCATGACCCAGCAAATGCGACTCGAGTGGCTATCTCGTGGTGTCCATGTCGGGCTAATCAACCCTGGACCAATCCGTCGCGACGACGAAGGTAGCCGTTATCAATCAAAGCTCGATGGCAACATCCCCGTTGAAGCAAGTCGTCCAGGCGGTGGAACCAAGGTCAAAGGCCTCGCCGCCGATGAAGTGGCTGCCATCGTTCTCGATTGTGTACGCCGCCGCCGCCCCGATGTGATTTTGCCGCGTTACCTTCGGCTCTTGATCACGCTCGGTAATCTATCCCCAAGACTAGGCGATTGGTTGCTACTAAAGTTTTCCTCATCGAAGTAG
- a CDS encoding SAM-dependent methyltransferase, translating to MSKPSESSDPQPTFAMIGCAYGAEQIVKETISEQGWRLAFSRPGFVTAKHDESVPPPEGTFVRTSSLSIGQARSESFDELVNKLIEAIDAKYPADFRFDQIHVWPKDRAPIGRFDFEPGIDEVSNAVGEAIYDRLAASRLRTDAVNRVAQPDESVLDVVLVEPSHWFFGTHQARSWPSRWPGGVQPIDLAEPPVSRAYFKAAESIVWSGFDMHRGDLAAEIGAAPGGACGRLLELGLRVIGIDPAEMDERIESHPNFRYIQARADDLPRREYRGVKWILVDSTAKPEQTLSTVGKIVTSRYSDVRGLLITLKLGDYKAAKKIDQWMETVESWNPSSVRVRQLARNRCEVCFAVEM from the coding sequence GTGTCAAAACCTTCCGAGTCAAGTGATCCTCAACCTACGTTTGCAATGATTGGCTGCGCTTATGGAGCGGAGCAAATTGTGAAAGAAACGATTTCGGAACAGGGATGGCGGTTAGCTTTTTCACGTCCCGGATTCGTAACCGCCAAGCATGACGAATCGGTTCCGCCCCCCGAGGGGACGTTCGTTCGAACCTCTTCTTTATCGATCGGGCAAGCCCGGAGCGAGAGTTTTGATGAGCTTGTCAATAAGCTGATCGAAGCGATCGATGCGAAATACCCAGCTGACTTTCGTTTTGACCAAATCCATGTTTGGCCCAAGGACCGCGCTCCGATCGGGCGTTTCGATTTTGAGCCAGGGATCGACGAGGTCTCCAATGCCGTCGGAGAAGCGATTTATGATCGACTCGCGGCCAGTCGTCTGCGGACCGATGCGGTCAACCGTGTCGCCCAGCCGGATGAGTCCGTTTTGGATGTCGTCTTGGTCGAGCCTTCGCATTGGTTCTTTGGAACACACCAAGCACGAAGCTGGCCGTCGCGATGGCCGGGCGGGGTCCAGCCGATCGATTTGGCCGAGCCACCCGTGTCGCGTGCCTATTTTAAGGCAGCCGAGTCGATCGTGTGGAGCGGTTTCGATATGCACCGAGGTGACTTGGCGGCCGAGATTGGAGCCGCACCAGGCGGCGCCTGTGGCAGACTCCTGGAACTTGGGTTGCGGGTGATCGGGATTGATCCAGCGGAAATGGACGAGCGAATCGAATCGCATCCAAATTTTCGTTACATCCAAGCTCGCGCCGACGACTTACCTCGCCGTGAGTATCGAGGTGTCAAATGGATCTTGGTTGATTCGACGGCGAAGCCAGAACAAACGCTCTCGACGGTCGGGAAAATAGTGACCAGTCGGTACAGTGACGTTCGCGGCCTGCTGATCACACTGAAGTTAGGCGATTACAAGGCTGCAAAGAAAATTGACCAATGGATGGAAACCGTCGAATCATGGAATCCATCAAGTGTCCGCGTCCGACAACTTGCCCGCAACCGATGCGAAGTCTGCTTCGCCGTCGAGATGTAG
- the gpmI gene encoding 2,3-bisphosphoglycerate-independent phosphoglycerate mutase: MTEVRRKPVVLIIRDGWGQNPDPKWNDCNAVYLGKTPVADQLMQNYPNTLIATSGEDVGLPDGVMGNSEVGHQNIGAGRIVDQEVMRITRSIREGAFFENKVLLESIEHVKKTGGKLHVLGLVSDGRVHSDLDHAIAIVELAKRNNLAQDGLAFHAITDGRDTSPTGGLKYVAKVEQAMKEQGVGYVATVMGRFYAMDRDLRWERVEACYQTMVQGSQVTANSASEAIQGYYDNPTDSNRTGDEFIEPISILHDGKKTVVSDGDAVIFFNYRGDRTREITKAFTFDDDAWKKIDGGGFDRGKKIDNLYFATMTGYETGLPVHVIFEKLAKMPNILGEYVESLGLNQFRCAETEKYPHVTFFFNDYRDAPFAHEDREMAPSTRTVSTYDQAPEMSAHEITEKVLAEIESGHAELLIVNYANGDMVGHTGVLEAAIKAVETVDECVGQVVDAVLAKGGSLIVTADHGNCEQMIDPETGGPHTAHTTYTVPLIVVEPGLEGKTLRSGGRLADIAPTLLELMGLPIPKEMTGEPLLKV, translated from the coding sequence TTGACTGAAGTTCGCCGCAAACCCGTTGTCCTCATCATCCGCGACGGATGGGGCCAAAATCCTGACCCAAAGTGGAACGATTGTAACGCAGTCTACCTGGGTAAAACGCCCGTCGCCGATCAGTTGATGCAAAACTACCCGAACACATTGATCGCGACATCCGGTGAGGATGTTGGATTGCCGGATGGAGTGATGGGTAACAGCGAAGTGGGGCACCAAAATATTGGGGCCGGACGAATTGTCGATCAAGAGGTGATGCGGATCACCCGATCCATTCGTGAAGGAGCGTTCTTCGAGAACAAGGTATTGCTCGAGTCGATTGAGCATGTCAAGAAGACGGGTGGGAAATTGCACGTCCTCGGATTGGTGTCTGACGGCCGTGTCCACAGTGATTTGGATCATGCAATCGCCATTGTTGAATTGGCGAAACGTAACAACTTGGCTCAAGACGGCTTGGCTTTCCACGCGATCACCGATGGACGTGACACATCGCCAACCGGCGGTCTAAAGTACGTCGCGAAAGTGGAACAGGCGATGAAAGAACAGGGGGTTGGTTACGTTGCGACCGTCATGGGGCGTTTCTATGCAATGGACCGCGACTTGCGATGGGAACGGGTGGAAGCGTGCTATCAAACGATGGTTCAAGGGTCTCAAGTCACCGCGAACTCGGCCAGCGAAGCGATCCAAGGTTACTATGACAACCCAACCGATTCGAATCGAACGGGGGATGAGTTTATCGAGCCGATTTCGATCCTGCATGATGGAAAGAAAACCGTTGTTTCCGATGGCGATGCCGTCATCTTCTTTAACTACCGTGGCGACCGAACGCGTGAGATTACCAAGGCGTTTACGTTTGATGATGATGCCTGGAAAAAGATCGACGGGGGTGGCTTCGACCGCGGCAAAAAAATTGACAACCTGTACTTCGCCACGATGACCGGTTACGAGACGGGATTGCCCGTGCACGTGATCTTTGAGAAATTGGCCAAGATGCCAAACATCCTCGGTGAGTACGTCGAGTCGCTGGGGTTGAACCAATTCCGCTGTGCCGAAACGGAAAAGTATCCTCACGTAACGTTCTTTTTTAACGATTACCGTGACGCCCCGTTTGCTCATGAGGATCGCGAAATGGCTCCTTCGACCCGAACCGTCTCGACCTACGATCAAGCACCTGAGATGTCGGCTCATGAGATTACCGAAAAAGTGTTGGCCGAAATCGAGTCCGGGCACGCTGAATTGCTGATCGTCAACTATGCTAATGGCGATATGGTCGGCCATACCGGTGTTCTCGAAGCAGCGATCAAGGCGGTTGAAACGGTCGACGAATGTGTTGGCCAAGTCGTTGATGCCGTGCTCGCCAAGGGAGGTTCCTTAATCGTTACTGCCGATCATGGGAACTGCGAACAAATGATTGACCCCGAGACGGGCGGACCGCACACGGCGCATACAACTTACACGGTACCATTGATTGTGGTCGAACCCGGACTGGAGGGAAAAACCCTACGCAGTGGCGGTCGTTTGGCTGACATCGCCCCGACACTTTTGGAACTCATGGGGTTGCCAATTCCAAAAGAGATGACGGGCGAACCGCTGTTAAAGGTTTAA
- a CDS encoding PEP-CTERM sorting domain-containing protein (PEP-CTERM proteins occur, often in large numbers, in the proteomes of bacteria that also encode an exosortase, a predicted intramembrane cysteine proteinase. The presence of a PEP-CTERM domain at a protein's C-terminus predicts cleavage within the sorting domain, followed by covalent anchoring to some some component of the (usually Gram-negative) cell surface. Many PEP-CTERM proteins exhibit an unusual sequence composition that includes large numbers of potential glycosylation sites. Expression of one such protein has been shown restore the ability of a bacterium to form floc, a type of biofilm.) yields the protein MKCLCFDAARACFKLSLALAVSLLSVQQATAEVYVYGHQLGNESDATISRYTKTDSTTGSWDVDYGVVTAAESDTQFAADILGNIFTMDGATIKRLVPGIGGSPASFSTISTVGTIPTVTNLRNLEVTNSGDFLLSDSGSSTIHRYSHSISNWQSVVIDDPVPDGLQEVDATGDYDPFSNRYILGLNTATVAVEVDLNDFTNVGSQVFSLNELTSPVGDERLGSIVDGKFVRHTGNTGRLDRWNLSPSFAPTSSTSLIDLPGTDVDAMAGGVDRNAQELYVFYQDDNQFGTVDVNTGAYQPLSGLPGPTPANLGLSSITVVDTDVKLNNIQGVVSRYNTTISSLEIGGSNGTGDLQVAFNTLDSTGTVTVGALDSGTLAIDAFATFKSGDTFTNSAIGTTMIDAMGTLDATGQNVNNSGFMRIDGELIGTLNNETGGRVSGIGEMDELNIKFGSTLAPGNSVGEIEATVVAWQGGGAFEFEINDFAPGGEGGTWDLLTADELVFTESGAGDYLISVSSLSGAIPGEALNFDLNADYSLMFAQANLLTGFDAALFDIDASGFQNATAVDAAWSVSSQDSKLFLNYRISAVPEPTSLGLFSVLGLAWSTRRRRRR from the coding sequence ATGAAATGTCTGTGCTTTGATGCCGCTCGAGCTTGCTTCAAACTTTCCTTAGCCCTTGCGGTTTCGCTTCTGTCGGTGCAGCAGGCTACGGCCGAAGTTTATGTTTACGGGCACCAATTAGGGAACGAGTCCGACGCAACGATTAGCCGCTATACAAAAACGGACAGCACGACGGGCAGCTGGGATGTCGACTATGGCGTGGTAACGGCTGCCGAGTCGGACACTCAGTTCGCTGCTGATATCCTTGGCAACATCTTTACGATGGATGGCGCCACCATCAAAAGGCTTGTACCTGGCATCGGAGGAAGTCCAGCTTCTTTCTCGACGATTTCTACCGTTGGCACGATACCAACGGTTACCAATTTACGAAATCTAGAAGTTACCAATTCGGGCGACTTCCTATTGTCCGACTCGGGGTCATCGACCATTCATCGCTACAGTCATTCCATTTCGAATTGGCAAAGTGTCGTCATCGACGATCCTGTTCCCGACGGATTGCAAGAGGTTGACGCGACAGGCGACTACGATCCCTTCTCGAACCGCTACATTCTTGGTCTTAATACTGCAACAGTGGCTGTGGAAGTTGATCTAAATGATTTTACCAATGTTGGATCTCAAGTCTTTTCGCTTAACGAGTTAACGTCCCCAGTGGGTGATGAGCGTCTAGGATCGATTGTAGATGGCAAATTTGTTCGCCACACAGGAAACACCGGCCGGCTCGATCGCTGGAATTTATCACCATCTTTTGCGCCTACTTCTTCGACGAGTCTCATTGATCTACCAGGCACTGATGTAGACGCGATGGCTGGCGGAGTCGACCGAAATGCTCAAGAGCTATACGTCTTTTATCAAGATGACAATCAGTTCGGAACGGTCGATGTGAATACAGGTGCCTATCAACCTTTATCAGGCCTTCCGGGACCGACTCCCGCCAATCTCGGTCTCTCCAGCATCACCGTGGTCGACACCGATGTTAAACTAAACAACATTCAAGGCGTGGTTTCTCGTTACAACACGACCATCAGTAGCTTGGAAATTGGTGGCTCCAACGGCACCGGCGATTTGCAAGTAGCATTCAATACGCTCGATTCAACCGGAACGGTTACCGTGGGAGCTTTGGACAGCGGCACTTTGGCCATCGACGCCTTTGCAACCTTTAAATCTGGTGACACCTTCACCAACAGTGCGATTGGCACGACGATGATCGATGCCATGGGGACGCTCGATGCGACAGGCCAAAACGTCAACAACAGCGGATTCATGCGGATCGATGGTGAGTTGATTGGAACTCTGAACAACGAAACCGGAGGAAGAGTCAGTGGCATCGGAGAGATGGATGAATTGAATATCAAATTTGGATCCACACTCGCACCCGGAAACAGCGTCGGCGAAATTGAGGCCACTGTCGTGGCTTGGCAAGGTGGCGGGGCGTTTGAGTTTGAAATCAATGATTTCGCGCCAGGCGGCGAAGGCGGCACCTGGGATCTGCTCACAGCGGACGAACTGGTATTCACCGAATCGGGTGCTGGTGACTATTTGATTTCGGTATCTTCACTCAGCGGAGCAATTCCAGGGGAAGCGTTGAATTTTGATCTGAATGCCGACTACAGTTTAATGTTCGCTCAAGCAAATTTGTTGACCGGTTTTGATGCGGCATTGTTCGATATCGATGCCAGTGGTTTTCAAAATGCAACAGCGGTCGATGCCGCCTGGTCGGTCAGCAGTCAGGACTCGAAACTGTTCTTGAACTATCGAATTTCTGCGGTCCCCGAACCAACCTCATTGGGTCTGTTTAGTGTCCTCGGACTGGCTTGGTCCACACGACGTCGCCGGCGTCGTTGA